From the Plasmodium malariae genome assembly, chromosome: 2 genome, one window contains:
- the PmUG01_02011300 gene encoding tryptophan-rich protein yields the protein MEKLRHIQSYFVDQNFIEAMKFKLHNQMTFNPFKLDTYKSNSYKTLGGSSDQRIDKAEEWKRKEWVQWMMKLEVDWKEFNLQIEAEKKAWIDEKEQEWIQWLKYEQKKWLHFNPNLDSEYKINFFEKSETWDDSQWKLWISTEGKQLLEVDLKNWLSENETIYCKWTLDEWNEWKNNKIKEWITTNWKVNEDQYWSKYDDVSALALTPLEKNQFYKWKERIFREGIEWKNWSAIKESKYINSNWNAWSEWKNEKLMLFNHWVNSFVEKWVRQRQWNVWIDERKNMLVNEKTTGETVREKVGLTLEEKLGEKLEEKVGLTLEEKLGEKLEEKVGVTPASEILLQSASVQ from the coding sequence ACTTTCAACCCATTTAAGTTGGACACGTACAAATCCAACTCATATAAAACACTCGGAGGAAGTTCCGATCAAAGGATAGATAAAGCGGAGGAATGGAAAAGAAAGGAATGGGTCCAATGGATGATGAAGTTAGAAGTAGATTGGAAAGAGTTCAACTTACAAATAGAAGCAGAGAAAAAAGCATGGATTGATGAGAAAGAACAAGAATGGATTCAATGgttaaaatatgaacaaaagaAATGGTTACACTTTAACCCTAATTTAGATtcagaatataaaataaatttttttgaaaaatctGAAACATGGGATGATAGCCAATGGAAATTATGGATATCAACTGAGGGAAAACAACTTTTAGAAGtggatttaaaaaattggcTTTCCGAAAATGAAACCATATATTGTAAATGGACTTTAGATGAATGGaatgaatggaaaaataataaaattaaagaatgGATAACAACAAATTGGAAAGTCAATGAAGATCAGTATTGGTCCAAATATGATGATGTATCAGCACTAGCCTTAACACCTTTGGAGAAAAatcaattttataaatggaAAGAAAGAATATTTAGGGAAGGTATTGAATGGAAGAACTGGTCCGCTATTAAagaaagtaaatatattaatagtaaCTGGAACGCTTGGTCCGaatggaaaaatgaaaaactcATGCTGTTTAATCATTGGGTCAACAGCTTTGTGGAAAAATGGGTTAGACAAAGACAGTGGAATGTGTGGATtgatgaaagaaaaaatatgttagtAAATGAGAAAACAACTGGGGAAACAGTAAGAGAAAAAGTGGGATTAACACTGGAAGAAAAATTGGGAGAAAAGTTGGAAGAAAAAGTGGGATTAACATTGGAAGAAAAATTGGGAGAAAAGTTGGAAGAAAAAGTGGGAGTAACTCCTGCTTCGGAGATCTTACTTCAGAGTGCTTCCGTGCAATAA